One segment of Candidatus Paceibacterota bacterium DNA contains the following:
- a CDS encoding GspE/PulE family protein: MYINEKQLKEFILDSGLVTRKDFEGSEKEAETKKISIGEVLVNKGKLNEDDLRRIQAYVLGIPFVDLKSQKVDFQVLSLIPEPIARNHNIVAFKATPTDLEVAMLDTDDLSAIEFVKKKVGLRILPRLTNTESMKAVLLQYQKSLKADFGDLIQKEASALKRADGDQSESDLKKIAEDLPVVRIVDTLLKHAILQNASDIHIEPQENEVLVRYRIDGLLHDAMVLPKHAGNSITARIKVLSNLKLDEKRLPQDGRFKIDMNNEKVSFRVSILPTYYGEKTVMRLLRESVSGFTLESLGFHGRALELIHEGTKLATGMILTTGPTGSGKTTTLYTVLDILNTPDVNISTIEDPVEYQMKRINQSQVKPDIGFTFANGLRSLVRQDPDIIMVGEIRDNETASLAINAALTGHLVLSTLHTNSAAGAIPRLMDMKVEPFLLVSTLNIVIAQRLIRRLTASKEKYFLNKDEFGTISKSVNMDRVLKALREEKIVEPNATWEKIPFYKPKPSAESDDGYKSRVGIHEALKVTPTIKDMIIKGATTSDIEEQAKKEGMLTMIEDGIFQCVQGITTIEEVLRVVTE, from the coding sequence GTGTACATCAACGAAAAACAATTAAAGGAATTCATCTTGGACTCGGGACTTGTCACCCGAAAGGACTTTGAAGGCTCGGAAAAAGAAGCGGAAACCAAGAAAATCAGTATTGGCGAAGTCTTGGTCAATAAAGGCAAACTCAATGAAGATGATTTGCGCCGAATTCAGGCTTATGTCTTAGGCATCCCCTTTGTGGACTTAAAGAGCCAAAAAGTGGATTTTCAAGTCCTTTCTCTTATACCCGAACCAATTGCCAGAAACCATAATATCGTGGCTTTTAAAGCTACCCCGACAGATTTGGAAGTGGCAATGTTGGACACTGATGATTTGAGCGCCATTGAGTTCGTCAAGAAAAAAGTAGGGCTGCGTATTCTGCCACGCCTGACTAACACCGAATCAATGAAGGCCGTTCTCCTTCAATACCAGAAATCTTTGAAGGCTGACTTCGGAGATCTCATTCAGAAAGAAGCCAGTGCACTAAAAAGAGCGGATGGTGATCAGAGCGAGAGCGATCTAAAAAAGATTGCCGAAGATCTGCCGGTAGTTCGCATTGTTGATACATTATTGAAACACGCTATTTTGCAGAACGCCTCTGATATTCACATTGAGCCTCAAGAAAACGAAGTACTAGTACGTTATCGTATCGATGGATTACTCCACGATGCCATGGTTTTGCCAAAACACGCCGGCAACAGCATCACTGCTCGCATCAAAGTTCTTTCCAATTTAAAACTTGACGAAAAGCGTCTGCCGCAGGACGGACGTTTCAAGATTGATATGAATAATGAGAAAGTCTCTTTTCGTGTTTCAATTCTTCCGACTTATTACGGAGAAAAAACTGTCATGCGATTATTGCGCGAGAGCGTTTCAGGGTTTACCCTCGAAAGTCTGGGTTTTCACGGTCGCGCCTTGGAATTAATTCATGAAGGAACGAAGCTGGCCACCGGAATGATCTTAACTACCGGTCCGACCGGCTCGGGAAAAACCACGACGCTCTACACGGTCCTGGATATTTTAAATACTCCTGACGTCAATATTTCCACCATTGAAGATCCGGTGGAATATCAGATGAAGCGCATCAATCAAAGTCAGGTCAAACCGGATATCGGCTTCACGTTTGCCAACGGTTTGCGTTCATTAGTTCGACAGGACCCAGACATTATTATGGTGGGGGAAATTCGAGATAATGAAACGGCATCACTCGCTATTAACGCGGCGTTGACCGGTCACCTAGTTCTTTCCACCCTCCACACCAACAGCGCCGCTGGCGCCATTCCACGTCTGATGGATATGAAAGTGGAACCGTTTCTTTTGGTTTCTACCTTAAACATTGTCATTGCTCAGCGATTGATTCGACGTCTGACAGCCAGTAAGGAAAAATATTTCTTAAACAAGGATGAATTTGGCACTATTTCCAAGTCGGTGAATATGGATCGGGTCCTCAAGGCTTTAAGAGAAGAGAAAATTGTTGAACCAAATGCCACCTGGGAAAAAATTCCTTTTTATAAACCAAAGCCATCGGCGGAATCTGATGACGGTTACAAAAGTCGAGTTGGTATTCACGAAGCTCTGAAAGTTACTCCCACCATCAAGGACATGATCATCAAAGGAGCTACCACTTCGGATATTGAAGAGCAGGCTAAAAAAGAAGGAATGCTCACCATGATTGAGGACGGCATTTTTCAGTGCGTTCAAGGCATCACTACCATTGAAGAAGTTTTGCGAGTGGTAACGGAATAA
- a CDS encoding tail fiber domain-containing protein, whose amino-acid sequence MKKINKEILWSVQVVVIALIISAFGSYVFAASFAEPTCAPTGCNADAPLNVSGTAQIKSGGLIVAAGTGITTGLAVVTGKVGIGTASPTHALDITTTGGTDGAVQASAFYYASDRNLKNNIAPLSNSLDKVMQLQGVSYNWKSNGKADVGLVAQDVQKVYPELVSSGASGLSVDYGHLIGPMIEAIKEQQKEINQLKAEINQLKGQK is encoded by the coding sequence ATGAAAAAAATAAATAAAGAAATATTGTGGTCAGTTCAGGTAGTAGTTATCGCTTTAATTATTAGCGCCTTTGGCAGTTATGTTTTTGCCGCGTCCTTTGCCGAACCAACTTGTGCTCCAACCGGCTGTAATGCCGATGCGCCGCTTAACGTTTCCGGTACAGCCCAGATTAAAAGCGGTGGATTAATTGTAGCTGCTGGAACCGGTATCACTACCGGTCTTGCCGTAGTGACAGGAAAAGTAGGAATTGGCACAGCTAGTCCAACTCATGCTCTGGATATTACTACTACCGGTGGAACGGATGGAGCGGTACAGGCCAGCGCCTTCTATTACGCCTCCGATCGAAATTTGAAAAATAATATTGCACCGCTCTCCAATTCTCTAGACAAGGTCATGCAGCTTCAGGGAGTTTCTTATAACTGGAAATCAAATGGCAAAGCCGATGTCGGATTGGTAGCCCAGGATGTTCAGAAAGTTTATCCGGAACTGGTTAGCTCGGGGGCTAGCGGCCTATCAGTTGATTACGGACACTTAATTGGTCCGATGATTGAAGCGATAAAAGAGCAGCAGAAGGAAATTAATCAACTTAAAGCAGAAATTAATCAACTTAAAGGACAGAAATAA
- a CDS encoding type II secretion system F family protein, with protein MKFKYSAINKDGMTYEAVKEAPDKFTFYRNLKRDGESIISVKEVKGGMSSINLNFSLFGGIKMHDKILFARNLGGMLEAGLPLSRALSVLERQTTNKRLKATYAALNGSITSGKSLHEAMAEFPKIFNTLFVSMVKAGEEGGNLSGSLKQIAIQTDKTYQLKRKVRGAMLYPGIIVSVMIIIGILMMIFVVPSLTATFESLNSPLPASTKFVIALSSFLKNNYILAIIVMVAAIAGVYFGAKTTKGKRFLDFLVLHIPVIAPIIKETNAARTTRTLSSLLSSGVDLILATAITGEVLQNSYYKEVLIEVQKRVEKGEPISTLLLEKTKLYPIFVGEMINVGEETGRLSEMLLEVATYYEEEVEEKTKDMSTVIEPFLMVFIGLVVGFFAVSMITPLYSVMNNI; from the coding sequence ATGAAATTTAAATACAGCGCCATTAATAAAGACGGAATGACTTACGAGGCAGTCAAAGAAGCCCCGGACAAGTTTACTTTTTATCGCAATTTAAAGAGAGATGGCGAATCCATTATCTCGGTCAAAGAAGTGAAGGGGGGAATGAGTTCAATTAATCTAAACTTTAGCCTCTTCGGCGGCATTAAGATGCATGACAAAATTCTTTTTGCCCGCAATTTAGGTGGGATGCTTGAGGCGGGTCTGCCACTTTCGCGCGCGCTCTCAGTATTGGAGAGACAGACCACCAATAAAAGATTGAAAGCTACTTACGCCGCTCTGAACGGTTCCATTACTTCAGGCAAGTCCCTTCACGAAGCCATGGCAGAATTTCCGAAAATCTTTAACACCCTTTTTGTTTCCATGGTTAAGGCCGGAGAGGAGGGCGGCAATCTTTCCGGTTCTCTGAAGCAAATTGCCATTCAAACTGACAAGACTTATCAGTTGAAACGAAAGGTGAGAGGAGCCATGCTCTACCCCGGTATCATCGTTTCCGTCATGATCATTATTGGAATTTTAATGATGATCTTTGTGGTGCCGAGTCTGACGGCTACCTTTGAAAGTCTTAATTCGCCGCTTCCAGCTTCCACTAAATTTGTCATCGCCTTAAGCAGTTTTCTTAAAAATAATTACATTCTGGCTATTATTGTAATGGTGGCGGCAATCGCCGGAGTTTATTTTGGAGCCAAGACAACAAAAGGGAAAAGATTTTTAGACTTTCTAGTTTTACATATTCCAGTCATCGCTCCCATTATCAAGGAAACTAACGCCGCCCGTACCACTCGCACCCTTTCATCGCTTCTTAGCTCGGGAGTGGATTTGATTTTAGCTACGGCTATCACCGGCGAAGTACTCCAAAACTCTTATTACAAGGAAGTTTTAATTGAGGTTCAAAAACGAGTAGAAAAAGGAGAGCCGATTTCCACTTTGCTTTTGGAAAAGACTAAACTTTATCCAATTTTTGTCGGAGAAATGATTAATGTAGGGGAAGAAACCGGTCGGCTTTCGGAAATGCTTCTAGAAGTGGCGACCTATTACGAGGAGGAGGTGGAGGAAAAGACGAAAGATATGTCCACAGTCATTGAGCCATTTCTGATGGTCTTCATCGGACTCGTGGTAGGGTTCTTTGCCGTTTCCATGATTACGCCACTTTATTCGGTGATGAATAATATATGA
- a CDS encoding prepilin-type N-terminal cleavage/methylation domain-containing protein: MRNSKAGFTILEILMVVVILAILVGISYTAFNNLNSSEALDTETNTILSMIERARERTISSENSIEYGVHFASTTAVLFVGKTYSAGSSTSETKNINSKVKVNSINLTGGVADIYFNKLSGKPSATGTIVFSLLSSTSSVKTITIYNTGLSDVK, from the coding sequence ATGAGAAACTCGAAAGCGGGATTTACTATTTTGGAAATTCTGATGGTAGTAGTAATTTTGGCCATTCTCGTAGGCATCTCTTACACCGCCTTCAACAATCTCAATAGTTCTGAAGCACTGGATACGGAGACAAACACTATTCTTTCCATGATTGAAAGGGCCAGAGAGCGAACTATCTCTTCTGAAAATAGTATTGAGTATGGTGTTCACTTTGCTTCTACCACTGCCGTGCTTTTTGTCGGCAAAACATATTCCGCCGGATCTTCCACTAGCGAGACGAAGAATATTAATTCAAAAGTGAAAGTAAACAGCATTAATTTAACCGGAGGAGTGGCCGATATTTATTTTAATAAATTAAGCGGCAAGCCAAGCGCCACCGGAACAATTGTTTTTTCCTTGCTAAGCAGCACTTCCAGCGTAAAGACTATTACCATTTATAATACGGGTCTAAGTGATGTTAAATAA
- a CDS encoding fibronectin type III domain-containing protein: MTKKIIFALVLLILILGGIFLTFKTQPAALAQSGTFTAGVHAVHGYAWSSNFGWIKFDPAFGGVFASTTGASSAILTGYAWSNPQDGAAASNNIGWLSFNDYSGCGSQPTIDLSTGAVSGWARFYNAISQSGNDGNWSGCVHLSGPTYSSAVTTGASPSFTQGSYWWGGDFPTASSSVGWIHLCGSNYCVTIDAATTTPATAPGVPSNLHQTNAGVCDSFGGIVNLAWNAGSPAPNTANGGGYYVYQTDSTGNTTIKKTVSYSTTASIGGLAVNGTFYFKVTAINVGGGSVAESAPTSVVTTTSSKVCNSANTAIIFNAVPPTVPRGGTCKLVYTVSFPSGCTITSAGNQDSAFPFSFVSATGTTPSNPTSGTTTTSRIYKTIDYTLTCGSLSAKTTCAIAPAFNEF, from the coding sequence ATGACTAAAAAGATCATTTTCGCACTTGTTCTCCTTATCCTCATCTTAGGTGGTATCTTTTTAACTTTTAAAACTCAACCGGCAGCTCTGGCCCAAAGCGGCACTTTCACCGCTGGAGTTCACGCTGTGCATGGTTATGCCTGGTCCAGTAATTTCGGCTGGATTAAATTTGATCCAGCGTTCGGCGGAGTCTTTGCCAGCACGACCGGAGCCTCAAGCGCCATTCTCACCGGTTACGCTTGGTCAAATCCCCAAGACGGAGCGGCTGCAAGCAACAACATTGGCTGGCTAAGTTTCAATGATTATTCCGGTTGTGGATCTCAACCAACTATTGATCTTTCGACGGGTGCTGTCAGTGGTTGGGCCCGTTTTTATAACGCCATCAGTCAGTCCGGCAACGATGGAAACTGGAGCGGTTGCGTTCATTTAAGCGGTCCAACTTACAGCTCGGCTGTGACAACGGGCGCTAGTCCAAGTTTTACTCAAGGCAGCTACTGGTGGGGCGGCGATTTTCCAACAGCTTCAAGTAGTGTCGGCTGGATTCATCTTTGCGGCAGCAATTACTGCGTTACCATTGACGCGGCCACTACCACTCCGGCTACTGCACCCGGTGTTCCGTCAAATTTGCATCAGACAAACGCCGGCGTCTGCGATAGCTTCGGTGGTATTGTCAATCTTGCCTGGAATGCCGGCAGTCCTGCTCCAAATACTGCGAACGGCGGAGGTTATTACGTTTATCAAACTGATTCAACCGGCAACACTACTATTAAGAAAACAGTTTCTTACTCGACAACCGCTTCTATCGGAGGCTTGGCTGTAAATGGGACCTTCTACTTTAAGGTCACCGCCATTAATGTCGGTGGCGGCTCAGTGGCCGAGAGTGCCCCAACTTCCGTAGTCACTACCACTAGTTCAAAAGTCTGCAACAGCGCCAACACAGCCATTATCTTCAATGCTGTTCCTCCAACCGTGCCGAGAGGAGGCACTTGCAAACTGGTCTACACGGTTTCATTCCCAAGTGGTTGTACCATTACCAGCGCCGGCAATCAGGATTCGGCCTTTCCATTCTCTTTTGTTTCCGCCACCGGTACTACGCCTTCCAATCCGACAAGCGGCACGACTACCACCTCAAGAATTTACAAGACAATTGATTACACCCTAACTTGCGGCAGCTTAAGTGCTAAGACCACTTGCGCCATTGCGCCAGCTTTTAACGAATTCTAA
- a CDS encoding choice-of-anchor R domain-containing protein: MRILDFKLKGFASPAGNRGQAMLLAVVFFLFISLTIILGITVPVVNHIKNVTISNNSKQSFIIAEALNEDALYRLNHNKNLSSSLSLALNGATASAAVTTSSGAKQIISQGADNHINRSVSTTFTQGQGVAFNYGVQVGQGGFTLMGGSSINGNVYSNGDIVATDGSSITGSAVAADSAALNADQNNNSPSTPPYNISFASSSANQDIAQAFQVSTSSPVNKILFYVKKVSTPSDATVRIVSDNGGSPGTTVIDSGTLSASQVTTSYSWVTVTFSSNAVLFPNTTYWVVIDAASNASKYYVLGANTNTYTIGSLKLGTYGGSWNTVSPSGADGYFTLYLGGVTSTIGGGSYVGAINVGSAGVGDAWAYDVEGGSVAGHLYCQIGHNNNKACDTSRGDPSPVSFPISDGNIQEWKDEADGGGIITGATNCHGGYTGGNCIVDYAGATFGPGKITGNLTVNGGGTLTLTGTVWVQGTITVTGGGAIRLSSSYGSSGGVLLTDGWVDLSGGGQLTGSGSSGSYLLLLTTSQCPNSGSCSGHNAMDVTGGAGAVILNAQNGVMSLAGGVNANEATAYKISAVGGTTVTYQSGLANQNFSSGPSGAWNVSSWQQTL; this comes from the coding sequence ATGAGAATTTTAGATTTTAAATTAAAAGGTTTTGCATCGCCTGCCGGGAATAGGGGGCAGGCGATGCTCCTGGCAGTTGTTTTCTTTCTCTTCATTAGCCTTACCATTATTCTCGGCATTACTGTTCCCGTTGTAAATCACATCAAGAATGTCACCATTTCCAATAATTCCAAACAGAGTTTCATTATTGCCGAGGCCTTGAATGAAGATGCTCTTTATCGTTTGAACCATAATAAAAACTTATCATCTTCTTTAAGTCTGGCTTTAAATGGGGCCACCGCTTCAGCCGCCGTTACCACGAGCTCTGGTGCCAAACAGATTATCTCTCAAGGAGCGGATAATCACATCAATCGTTCTGTTAGCACTACTTTTACTCAAGGGCAGGGAGTGGCATTTAATTACGGTGTTCAAGTTGGTCAGGGCGGATTCACTTTAATGGGCGGATCAAGTATTAATGGAAATGTTTATTCCAATGGTGACATCGTTGCTACTGATGGATCGTCAATTACTGGTAGCGCCGTCGCTGCTGATAGTGCTGCTCTAAACGCTGACCAAAACAATAATTCTCCTAGTACGCCGCCTTATAACATTTCTTTTGCCAGCTCGAGTGCCAATCAGGATATAGCCCAAGCTTTTCAAGTCTCCACTTCTTCACCAGTCAATAAAATTCTCTTTTATGTCAAAAAAGTTAGTACTCCGAGTGACGCAACCGTCCGCATCGTTTCAGATAATGGCGGTTCTCCGGGCACCACTGTTATTGACAGCGGAACTCTTAGTGCTTCTCAAGTCACCACAAGCTACTCTTGGGTAACGGTTACTTTTAGTTCAAATGCTGTCCTCTTTCCAAACACTACTTACTGGGTAGTAATTGACGCGGCTTCAAATGCCAGTAAATACTATGTCTTGGGCGCAAATACCAATACTTACACCATTGGGTCTTTAAAGCTCGGTACATACGGCGGCAGCTGGAATACAGTTTCTCCATCGGGCGCTGACGGATACTTTACCCTTTATCTTGGTGGAGTAACTTCTACTATCGGCGGTGGATCCTATGTTGGCGCTATTAATGTTGGTTCGGCTGGAGTGGGAGATGCCTGGGCTTACGATGTTGAGGGCGGCAGTGTGGCGGGTCATTTATATTGTCAGATTGGCCATAATAATAATAAAGCTTGTGATACTTCTCGAGGAGATCCGTCGCCTGTAAGCTTTCCCATTTCAGATGGCAATATTCAAGAATGGAAGGATGAGGCGGACGGCGGAGGAATAATTACCGGTGCCACCAATTGTCATGGCGGCTATACCGGCGGAAATTGTATCGTCGATTATGCGGGAGCAACTTTCGGGCCGGGTAAAATTACCGGCAACTTAACAGTCAATGGCGGCGGAACTCTTACTTTAACTGGTACGGTCTGGGTTCAGGGAACTATCACTGTTACCGGCGGCGGCGCTATCCGTCTATCTTCTTCGTATGGATCAAGCGGTGGTGTTCTACTCACCGATGGCTGGGTAGATCTTAGTGGCGGCGGTCAATTAACCGGCTCAGGAAGTTCAGGCAGTTATTTGCTATTACTAACCACTAGTCAGTGTCCCAATAGCGGCAGCTGCAGCGGACACAATGCCATGGATGTTACGGGCGGGGCCGGCGCCGTTATTTTGAATGCTCAAAATGGAGTGATGTCGCTTGCAGGTGGGGTAAATGCTAATGAAGCCACGGCTTATAAGATTAGCGCTGTCGGAGGTACTACTGTCACTTATCAAAGTGGACTAGCCAATCAGAATTTCTCCAGCGGACCGAGCGGCGCCTGGAATGTTTCGAGCTGGCAGCAGACACTTTAA
- a CDS encoding inorganic diphosphatase, translating into MSNNQSDEMRPASNGMNLWHDVPLGDKVPEEFNTIIEIPKGSNNKYEIDKKTGLIALDRANYSNAPYPVDYGFAPQTLWEDNDALDVIVLSTFPIQVGVLVKVRPVAMMEMVDDGESDCKIIAVPVKDRRWEDVNDLKDINKHTIREIQHFFETYKKLKGDDNVVTIGEVKGKDAATEAVLKSIQIYKEKFSK; encoded by the coding sequence ATGAGCAATAATCAATCAGACGAAATGCGCCCTGCTTCTAACGGGATGAATCTTTGGCACGATGTGCCGCTCGGCGATAAAGTTCCCGAAGAATTCAATACTATTATTGAAATTCCAAAAGGTTCAAATAATAAATACGAAATCGATAAGAAAACCGGTTTGATTGCGCTTGACCGGGCCAACTATTCCAATGCTCCTTACCCCGTTGATTATGGTTTCGCCCCGCAGACTTTGTGGGAGGACAATGATGCTCTAGATGTCATTGTTCTTTCAACCTTCCCTATTCAAGTTGGAGTATTAGTAAAGGTCCGGCCGGTAGCCATGATGGAAATGGTTGATGACGGCGAGTCAGATTGTAAGATCATAGCCGTCCCTGTTAAAGATCGACGCTGGGAAGACGTCAATGATTTGAAAGATATTAACAAGCACACCATTCGCGAAATTCAACATTTCTTTGAGACTTACAAGAAGTTAAAAGGAGATGATAATGTGGTAACTATTGGTGAAGTAAAGGGAAAGGATGCGGCGACCGAAGCTGTTCTAAAATCTATTCAAATCTACAAAGAAAAATTTTCCAAATAA
- a CDS encoding prepilin-type N-terminal cleavage/methylation domain-containing protein, whose protein sequence is MKFRKVYSIHNGFSLVEMLIYIFLLSLLLIVVINSMVIIVSSYRNIKSTEAIESSGLSAMDRMETEIRNAQSVDAINSVFSGSGTSSILTINTSTTTPAKIKFYASSTILAVDEDGIYNGPLISSGVRLKTLIFRSISTSTSAAIKIELEIESGTGPSYKSAKFYDTAILRGSY, encoded by the coding sequence ATGAAATTTCGTAAAGTTTACAGCATTCATAACGGATTTTCGCTGGTAGAAATGCTGATCTACATCTTTTTGTTGAGTCTTCTGTTGATTGTCGTAATTAACAGCATGGTTATTATTGTCTCTTCCTACCGAAACATTAAAAGCACTGAAGCCATTGAGAGTTCGGGTCTCTCCGCTATGGATCGGATGGAAACGGAAATCCGCAACGCCCAAAGCGTCGACGCTATCAATAGTGTCTTTAGTGGAAGTGGCACTTCCAGTATTTTGACCATCAATACTTCCACTACCACTCCGGCCAAAATCAAATTTTATGCCTCAAGCACGATTTTGGCGGTGGATGAAGACGGTATCTATAACGGCCCTCTCATTTCTTCCGGCGTTCGATTGAAAACTTTAATTTTCAGATCGATTAGTACTAGCACCTCGGCGGCTATCAAAATAGAATTAGAGATTGAAAGCGGGACAGGTCCTTCTTATAAATCAGCCAAGTTTTATGATACAGCTATTTTACGAGGGAGTTATTAA
- the nusA gene encoding transcription termination factor NusA, with the protein MFDLKVINSVLDQLEEERGIPREKIIEAIEMALATAYKKEYGKRGQYIRAKFDLNTGTAEFYQVKIVVDESKVVFEEEGEEGTQPIADHPETAEEGLKVRFNPEHHILIEDARKIKKGVEVGEELIFPLEMKSDYGRIAAQTAKQVIIQKIREAEKTSVLAEYGKREGEIVSGTVQRIERGNIFIDMGRASGILPYEEQIPGEHYRQGERVRMYLSRVEETPRGIFLRLSRSHPKFLAKLFEAEVPEIANGTVEIKAIAREAGSRSKIAVFSNDPHIDPVGSMVGQRGVRVSTVMSELGGEKIDIIEWSAEPDKFIEDALSPAKVLSVNINQEENMAVVEVTEDQQSLAIGKGGQNVRLAAKLTGWRIDIQSAKGEKLAEGEAEVETETEEDAKSAPEDKIKNEPAEVPEETPSETESSKTSEAESSNIL; encoded by the coding sequence ATGTTCGATCTAAAAGTTATTAACTCCGTTCTCGACCAGTTGGAAGAGGAACGCGGCATCCCAAGAGAAAAAATTATTGAGGCCATTGAAATGGCTCTGGCTACTGCTTACAAAAAAGAGTATGGCAAGCGCGGTCAATATATCCGCGCCAAGTTTGATCTTAATACCGGCACGGCGGAATTTTATCAGGTGAAAATTGTGGTGGATGAATCCAAAGTAGTCTTTGAAGAGGAGGGTGAAGAAGGAACACAACCAATTGCTGATCATCCGGAGACCGCCGAAGAAGGTTTGAAAGTTCGTTTTAATCCGGAGCATCACATTTTAATTGAAGACGCCCGCAAAATTAAGAAGGGTGTAGAAGTTGGAGAAGAATTAATCTTCCCTCTTGAAATGAAAAGCGATTACGGCCGCATCGCGGCGCAGACTGCCAAGCAAGTAATCATTCAGAAAATTCGCGAGGCGGAAAAAACTTCCGTCTTGGCTGAATACGGTAAACGAGAAGGTGAAATCGTCAGCGGTACCGTTCAGCGCATTGAACGCGGCAACATCTTCATTGATATGGGCCGAGCCAGCGGCATTCTGCCTTATGAAGAACAGATCCCCGGCGAACATTATCGTCAAGGAGAGCGCGTTCGAATGTATCTTTCTCGCGTAGAAGAAACTCCTCGCGGTATTTTCCTGCGACTTTCCCGATCTCATCCGAAATTTCTGGCCAAGCTCTTTGAAGCGGAAGTACCGGAAATTGCCAACGGCACGGTGGAAATTAAAGCCATTGCCCGAGAAGCCGGATCACGTTCTAAAATTGCCGTCTTTTCTAACGATCCTCACATTGATCCGGTTGGTTCTATGGTGGGCCAGCGCGGCGTTCGCGTATCCACTGTCATGAGTGAGCTTGGCGGCGAGAAAATTGATATTATTGAATGGTCAGCCGAGCCCGATAAATTTATTGAAGACGCCCTTTCCCCGGCTAAAGTCTTGAGTGTCAACATCAATCAGGAGGAGAATATGGCAGTAGTGGAAGTGACGGAAGATCAGCAGTCTTTGGCTATCGGTAAAGGAGGTCAAAACGTTCGATTGGCCGCTAAATTAACCGGCTGGAGAATTGACATTCAGTCGGCCAAAGGTGAAAAGTTAGCGGAAGGAGAAGCGGAGGTGGAGACCGAAACTGAAGAAGATGCAAAAAGCGCGCCGGAGGATAAAATAAAAAATGAACCTGCTGAAGTACCCGAAGAAACTCCGAGTGAAACAGAGAGCTCAAAAACTTCAGAAGCTGAATCATCTAATATCCTGTAA
- a CDS encoding type II secretion system protein — MLNKGINYNSKVSTSVREKSGFSLIEVVVAASIITISVLSIMAVYGTFIKNNFDNTASIQAAYLAEEGIEAAKSMRDFGWASNIATLTNGTTYRFYYNTSLNKWQATTTVSRIDNVFDRTFTVGTAYRDGSDNLATSGTADSNTKLVTVNVAWNKRGATSTKTLQTYITNLFDN, encoded by the coding sequence ATGTTAAATAAAGGTATAAATTACAACTCAAAAGTCTCAACTTCTGTCAGAGAGAAATCCGGCTTCTCTTTAATTGAAGTAGTAGTGGCGGCTTCCATCATCACCATTTCAGTTTTAAGTATTATGGCCGTCTACGGCACTTTTATTAAAAACAATTTTGATAACACCGCCTCCATCCAAGCGGCTTACCTGGCCGAAGAAGGAATTGAAGCCGCTAAATCAATGCGAGATTTTGGCTGGGCAAGTAACATCGCTACTTTAACCAACGGCACCACTTACCGTTTCTATTACAATACCTCTTTAAATAAATGGCAGGCGACCACTACCGTTTCGCGCATTGATAATGTTTTTGATCGCACATTCACGGTAGGAACGGCTTATCGAGACGGCAGTGATAATTTAGCCACTTCCGGCACAGCTGATTCAAACACCAAACTGGTGACTGTAAATGTCGCCTGGAACAAGAGAGGAGCCACTTCAACCAAGACTCTACAGACATACATTACTAATTTGTTTGATAACTAA